In Helianthus annuus cultivar XRQ/B chromosome 8, HanXRQr2.0-SUNRISE, whole genome shotgun sequence, a single genomic region encodes these proteins:
- the LOC110892769 gene encoding uncharacterized protein LOC110892769, with product MDNNLTVCFCNYFEGNREDYLNLAVPLYEASITSDWEAAKLIFEKRPDLVRFGLPKNSGTALHVAAIADQNQWTKKNLDFVKNLVDMMTIDDLELKNKHSNTAFWIATAFGDMEMAMIMMEKNPNLLNIRGSAGLLPLSVSAFTGRHSTVRYLYNRSQKMSGDHWTESDMDFTLLHCVERDFFDVALQILSDCPELARNMAIAVMHRHQGIYNLLYEIGGSKNDICTFKDKSGNNMLHLVGKTSKEMAAKTSRASLLMQRELLWFKEVEKMMPPSLREAKNKDGQTPYELFSKENQDLVSKGLKWMKDCMVVATLIITVALAVAFTVPGGYNQEHGFPIFIHQLHS from the exons ATGGACAATAACTTAACGGTATGTTTTTGTAATTACTTTGAAGGAAATAGAGAAGACTACTTAAACTTGGCTGTTCCACTATATGAAGCATCGATTACGAGTGACTGGGAAGCTGCAAAGCTCATCTTTGAGAAACGCCCAGATTTGGTACGGTTTGGTCTCCCTAAGAATAGTGGCACAGCACTACATGTGGCAGCAATAGCAGATCAAAATCAATGGACCAAGAAGAACTTAGATTTTGTGAAGAATCTAGTAGATATGATGACAATAGATGATTTGGAACTTAAAAATAAACATTCCAACACTGCCTTTTGGATAGCAACTGCATTCGGGGATATGGAAATGGCTATGATTATGATGGAAAAGAATCCCAACCTGTTGAACATCCGTGGTTCTGCTGGACTATTGCCATTGTCTGTCAGTGCTTTCACAGGGAGACACAGCACAGTGAGGTATCTATACAATCGTTCTCAGAAGATGAGTGGCGATCATTGGACAGAAAGTGACATGGATTTTACACTATTACATTGTGTCGAGCGTGATTTCTTTG ATGTTGCCCTCCAAATCCTCAGCGACTGTCCAGAACTTGCTCGGAATATGGCT ATAGCTGTTATGCACCGTCATCAAGGTATCTACAACCTGCTGTACGAGATAGGTGGCTCTAAGAATGATATATGCACCTTTAAGGACAAGTCAGGCAATAATATGCTTCACTTAGTTGGGAAGACTTCAAAGGAGATGGCAGCTAAGACGTCTAGAGCATCTTTGCTAATGCAACGAGAATTATTGTGGTTCAAG GAAGTAGAGAAGATGATGCCACCTTCTTTGAGGGAAGCGAAGAACAAAGATGGTCAAACACCATATGAGTTATTCTCCAAAGAAAACCAAGATCTTGTTTCCAAAGGGTTGAAATGGATGAAAGACTGTATGGTTGTTGCCACACTTATCATCACCGTAGCGCTTGCTGTAGCCTTTACGGTTCCAGGTGGCTACAACCAAGAACATGGATTTCCTATTTTCATTCATCAACTTCACTCATAG
- the LOC118480938 gene encoding secreted RxLR effector protein 161-like translates to MTPGTQLTKTEEGDLVDATHYRSLIGSLRYLLHTRPDLCYPVSLLSRFMQEPKEQHLKAVKQILRYIKGTKEHGIIYKRQGGCKITGYSDSSFGNTDKGKGTTGLVFYFGESPITWCTQKQQTVALSSCESEFMAATAAACQALWLKRLLSEITGWKEEKITLRVDNVSAIALMRNPVFHGRSKHIDTRYHFIRECVENEDITVEHISGELQRADILT, encoded by the coding sequence ATGACTCCAGGAACTCAAttgacaaagactgaagaaggagaTCTAGTAGATGCAACACATTACAGAAGCCTGATAGGTTCTCTCAGGTACTTATTGCATACAAGACCAGATCTATGTTACCCAGTCAGTCTACTGAGTAGATTCATGCAAGAACCAAAGGAACAACACCTGAAGGCAGTAAAACAAATACTACGTTACATCAAAGGAACAAAAGAGCATGGAATCATCTACAAACGACAAGGAGGATGTAAGATCACAGGTTATAGCGACAGTAGTTTTGGAAatacagacaaaggaaaaggaacaacTGGTCTGGTATTCTACTTTGGAGAATCACCTATAACCTGGTGTACACAGAAGCAACAAACAGTGGCACTATCATCATGCGAATCAGAATTCATGGCAGCCACTGCAGCAGCATGTCAAGCACTATGGCTTAAAAGATTGTTAAGTGAAATTACAGGCTGGAAGGAAGAAAAGATAACACTCAGAGTAGATAATGTTTCAGCAATAGCACTCATGAGAAATCCAGTCTTTCACGGAAGAAGCAAGCACATTGACACACGCTATCACTTCATAAGAGAATGTGTGGAAAACGAAGATATCACTGTGGAACACATAAGTGGAGAACTACAACGAGCAGATATACTAACGTAG